Proteins from one Podarcis raffonei isolate rPodRaf1 chromosome 1, rPodRaf1.pri, whole genome shotgun sequence genomic window:
- the FOXA1 gene encoding hepatocyte nuclear factor 3-alpha, which produces MLGTVKMEGHETSDWNSYYADTQEAYSTVPVGNMNSGLGSMNSMNTYMSMNAMTTSGNMTSGSFNVSYANPSLGAGLSPGASGGAMNSMSAMGSALSPGGMNAMGSPQASLNGLGAYGAMGPPCMSPMGYAAPSLSRGGRDAKSFKRSYPHAKPPYSYISLITMAIQQAPSKMLTLSEIYQWIMDLFPYYRQNQQRWQNSIRHSLSFNDCFVKVARSPDKPGKGSYWTLHPDSGNMFENGCYLRRQKRFKCDKQPGGGKAGQGAVGGGGGGGNGSEGRKDPGGGGGGSPLHRGAKGGQLESAPSNPGSGSPQGLDHSGSGAELKPSVASSAAAAAAAAAAAAAAAAAASVPPGPSLASLGHPGHSLGHHESQLHLKGDPHYSFNHPFSINNLMSSSEQQHKLDFKAYEQALQYSSYGAGLPGGLPLGSASMGGRGGIEPSALEPSYYQGVYSRPVLNTS; this is translated from the exons ATGTTAGGAACCGTGAAGATGGAAGGGCACGAGACGAGCGATTGGAACAGCTACTACGCCGACACGCAGGAG GCCTACTCGACGGTGCCCGTGGGCAACATGAACTCTGGCCTGGGCTCCATGAACTCCATGAACACCTACATGAGCATGAACGCCATGACCACCAGCGGCAACATGACGTCGGGCTCCTTCAACGTGTCCTATGCCAACCCCAGCCTAGGCGCTGGCCTGAGCCCCGGGGCGTCGGGGGGCGCCATGAACAGCATGTCGGCCATGGGCTCGGCGCTCAGCCCCGGCGGCATGAACGCGATGGGCAGCCCGCAGGCCTCTCTGAACGGGCTGGGCGCCTACGGGGCCATGGGCCCTCCGTGCATGAGCCCCATGGGTTACGCCGCGCCGTCGCTGAGCCGCGGCGGGCGCGACGCCAAGAGCTTCAAGCGCAGCTACCCGCACGCCAAGCCGCCCTACTCGTACATCTCGCTCATCACCATGGCCATCCAGCAGGCGCCCAGCAAGATGCTCACGCTGAGCGAGATCTACCAGTGGATCATGGACCTGTTCCCCTACTACCGCCAGAACCAGCAGCGCTGGCAGAACTCCATCCGCCACTCGCTCTCCTTCAACGACTGCTTTGTCAAGGTGGCGCGCTCGCCCGACAAGCCCGGCAAGGGCTCCTACTGGACGCTGCACCCGGACTCGGGCAACATGTTCGAGAACGGCTGCTACCTGCGCCGCCAGAAGCGCTTCAAGTGCGACAAGCAGCCCGGAGGAGGCAAAGCGGGACAAGGTGCTGTCgggggaggaggtggtggtggcaaCGGCAGCGAAGGCAGGAAAGaccccggaggaggaggaggaggttcgcCTTTGCACCGAGGCGCCAAAGGAGGCCAGCTAGAGTCCGCCCCTTCGAATCCCGGCTCGGGCAGCCCGCAAGGCCTGGACCACAGCGGGAGCGGAGCGGAGCTGAAGCCGTCGGTGGCCTCTTccgccgcagcggcggcggctgctgctgctgctgccgccgcggccGCGGCAGCGGCCTCCGTGCCCCCCGGGCCCAGCCTGGCCTCGCTGGGTCACCCGGGCCACTCTCTGGGTCACCACGAGTCTCAGCTGCACCTCAAGGGCGACCCGCACTATTCCTTCAACCACCCCTTCTCCATCAACAACCTCATGTCCTCCTCGGAACAGCAGCACAAGCTGGACTTCAAGGCTTACGAGCAAGCGCTGCAATATTCCTCCTACGGGGCCGGGCTGCCGGGAGGGCTGCCTCTGGGCAGCGCATCCATGGGCGGCCGGGGAGGCATTGAGCCCTCGGCCTTGGAGCCGTCCTACTACCAAGGTGTGTATTCCAGACCCGTCCTAAATACGTCTTAG